One Longimicrobiaceae bacterium DNA window includes the following coding sequences:
- a CDS encoding DinB family protein encodes MSPADYLRYQAGATRQVVNLNIAGITDEESLVQPEPAGNCINFVLGHLLNVYGQAMGLLGASPVLSPEKLKRYERGAPPITGEADALAFAELAAAWDETCGRVDAALAALPAERLAEKAPRSPTGNPDETVGTLLFTVLFHQAYHAGQLGILRRIAGKPGAIA; translated from the coding sequence ATGAGCCCCGCCGACTACCTCCGCTACCAGGCCGGGGCGACGCGCCAGGTCGTGAACCTCAACATCGCAGGCATCACGGACGAGGAGAGCCTGGTGCAGCCGGAGCCCGCGGGCAACTGCATCAACTTCGTCCTCGGTCACCTGCTCAACGTGTACGGCCAGGCGATGGGGCTGCTGGGCGCGTCGCCCGTGCTGTCGCCGGAGAAGCTGAAGCGGTACGAGCGCGGCGCCCCGCCCATCACCGGCGAGGCGGACGCGCTGGCCTTCGCGGAGCTCGCCGCCGCGTGGGACGAGACGTGCGGCAGGGTGGACGCGGCCCTCGCCGCCCTCCCCGCCGAGCGCCTGGCGGAAAAAGCACCGCGGAGCCCCACGGGCAACCCGGACGAGACGGTGGGCACGCTGCTCTTCACCGTGCTCTTCCACCAGGCGTACCACGCGGGCCAGCTCGGCATCCTGCGCCGGATCGCCGGGAAGCCGGGCGCCATCGCCTGA
- a CDS encoding metalloregulator ArsR/SmtB family transcription factor: MVTISSEEMLDRVFAALSDSTRRAILARLAGGEATVGELAEPFAMSRPAVSKHLDVLERAGLVHRVPDGRVNRCQLDGEPLRDAAAWMEHYRRYWEGQLDALARYLETEEEP; the protein is encoded by the coding sequence ATGGTTACCATTTCTTCGGAGGAGATGCTGGACCGGGTGTTCGCGGCGCTGTCGGACTCGACGCGGCGCGCGATCCTGGCGCGGCTCGCGGGCGGAGAGGCCACGGTGGGCGAGTTGGCCGAGCCCTTCGCCATGTCGCGCCCTGCCGTCTCCAAGCACCTGGACGTGCTGGAGAGGGCGGGGCTGGTGCACCGGGTGCCCGACGGGCGGGTGAACCGGTGCCAGCTGGACGGCGAGCCGCTGCGCGACGCGGCCGCCTGGATGGAGCACTACCGGCGGTACTGGGAGGGCCAGCTGGATGCGCTGGCCCGCTACCTCGAGACGGAGGAAGAGCCATGA
- a CDS encoding peptide MFS transporter: MNRDSIPEFATPEAATATHDEPRVPPRVPEGSFLGHPKGLSTLFFTEMWERFSFYGIRPLLVLFMTAALTRGGFGYDRGEASAIVGIYAASVYLSSLPGGWIADRLLGLRRAVKLGAILIALGHIAIGLSALLSRPAFFAGLFLIVCGTGLLKPNISAMVGDLYPEGGSRRDAGFSIFYMGINTGALIAPLITGLLGEKVGWHYGFGAAGLGMIFGVILFSLRADKTLGTLGLEPARHPDAAVQARQERTIKTVLAVALAVIVAVGVMAMTGHLRVNAKAVAESMGYVITGLAVLYFAYIFLAGGLSRDEMKRVAVILVLFVFAIIFWAAFEQAPTSLNLFAKDYTDRTIFGWEMPITWVQAVNSIFVISLAPVFAWIWVALGRRGKDPSSPTKFSLGLLFAAIGFGLMIRAAHVVLAANGQVRVSIWWLVASYFFQTLGELCLSPVGLSSMTKLAPVKFKGQMMGVWFMAAALGNLIAGLIGGNVDPEKLDQMPGVFQWTTIGLLASAAVCAALIVPIRRMMADTR; this comes from the coding sequence ATGAACCGAGATTCCATCCCGGAGTTCGCCACTCCCGAGGCGGCCACCGCCACGCACGACGAGCCGCGCGTGCCGCCCAGGGTGCCGGAAGGCAGCTTCCTGGGCCACCCCAAGGGCCTCTCCACGCTCTTCTTCACGGAGATGTGGGAGCGGTTCTCGTTCTACGGCATCCGCCCGCTGCTGGTGCTGTTCATGACGGCGGCGCTCACGCGGGGCGGCTTCGGCTACGACCGCGGCGAGGCGTCGGCCATCGTGGGCATCTACGCCGCCAGCGTGTACCTGTCGTCGCTGCCGGGCGGCTGGATCGCGGACCGGCTGCTGGGCCTGCGCCGTGCGGTGAAGCTGGGCGCCATCCTCATCGCCCTGGGCCACATCGCCATCGGCCTCTCGGCGCTGCTGTCGCGGCCGGCGTTCTTCGCGGGCCTCTTCCTCATCGTCTGCGGCACGGGCCTGCTCAAGCCGAACATCTCGGCCATGGTGGGCGACCTGTACCCCGAGGGCGGCAGCCGCCGCGACGCAGGCTTCTCCATCTTCTACATGGGCATCAACACCGGCGCCCTGATCGCCCCCCTCATCACCGGCCTGCTGGGCGAGAAGGTGGGCTGGCACTACGGCTTCGGCGCCGCCGGCCTGGGCATGATCTTCGGCGTGATCCTGTTCAGCCTGCGGGCGGACAAGACGCTGGGAACGCTGGGCCTGGAGCCCGCCCGCCACCCCGACGCGGCGGTGCAGGCACGCCAGGAGCGGACGATCAAGACCGTCCTGGCCGTGGCCCTCGCGGTGATCGTCGCAGTGGGCGTGATGGCCATGACGGGCCACCTGCGCGTGAACGCCAAGGCGGTCGCCGAGTCGATGGGCTACGTGATCACGGGGCTCGCGGTGCTGTACTTCGCGTACATCTTCCTGGCCGGCGGCCTCTCGCGCGACGAGATGAAGCGGGTGGCGGTGATCCTGGTGCTCTTCGTGTTCGCCATCATCTTCTGGGCGGCGTTCGAGCAGGCGCCCACGTCGCTGAACCTGTTCGCCAAAGACTACACCGACCGCACCATCTTCGGGTGGGAGATGCCCATCACGTGGGTGCAGGCGGTGAACTCGATCTTCGTGATCAGCCTGGCCCCGGTGTTCGCCTGGATCTGGGTGGCGCTGGGCCGCCGCGGCAAGGACCCGTCCAGCCCCACCAAGTTCTCGCTGGGCCTGCTCTTCGCCGCCATCGGCTTCGGGCTGATGATCCGTGCGGCGCACGTGGTGCTGGCGGCCAACGGCCAGGTGCGCGTCTCCATCTGGTGGCTGGTGGCGAGCTACTTCTTCCAGACGCTCGGCGAGCTCTGCCTGAGCCCCGTGGGCCTTTCGTCGATGACGAAGCTTGCGCCGGTGAAGTTCAAGGGGCAGATGATGGGCGTGTGGTTCATGGCCGCCGCGCTGGGCAACCTGATCGCCGGCCTCATCGGCGGCAACGTGGACCCGGAGAAGCTGGACCAGATGCCCGGCGTGTTCCAGTGGACCACCATCGGGCTGCTCGCCTCGGCCGCGGTCTGCGCGGCGCTCATCGTGCCCATCCGCCGGATGATGGCCGACACCCGGTAG
- a CDS encoding SRPBCC domain-containing protein, translating to MSVQETEVLTLRLERVIRADRERVFAAWTQPELLQRWSAPEGMTVGEGEADLRPGGRWRVVMLAADGTPHEAFGVYQVVDRPAKLVYTHAWLNGHGATASTPETMLTVEFLAEAGGTRVVLVQEGFATEGSRDGHDEGWTSCLDKLVAMFAGGAA from the coding sequence ATGAGCGTGCAGGAAACCGAAGTGCTCACGCTGCGACTGGAGCGCGTGATCCGTGCGGATCGCGAGCGCGTGTTCGCCGCGTGGACGCAGCCCGAGCTGCTCCAGCGCTGGTCCGCGCCCGAAGGGATGACCGTGGGCGAGGGGGAGGCGGACCTGCGCCCCGGCGGCCGCTGGCGCGTGGTGATGCTGGCGGCCGACGGCACGCCGCACGAGGCGTTCGGCGTCTACCAGGTGGTCGATCGCCCCGCGAAGCTGGTGTACACGCACGCCTGGCTGAACGGCCACGGCGCCACCGCCAGCACGCCCGAGACGATGCTGACGGTCGAGTTCCTGGCCGAGGCGGGCGGCACGCGCGTGGTGCTGGTGCAGGAAGGCTTCGCCACCGAGGGAAGCCGTGACGGGCATGACGAGGGCTGGACCAGCTGCCTGGACAAGCTGGTGGCGATGTTCGCCGGGGGTGCCGCATGA
- a CDS encoding inositol monophosphatase family protein codes for MSTHRSPASPAAGSTSPSGPFGSPAPEGRSASADAPSSTDASSPALHAKIASAEAGSASPDAGPFAAELTTALAAAEIAAGMIAARAGADEVREKGRADLVTAVDEAVERAVLARIRADFPNDAMVAEESAAGRVESGRRWIVDPIDGTTNFVHGHPFVAVSIAFADADGPAAGVVRAPALGETFHAVRGGGAFVNGRPMRVTEVDRPARSLLATGFPFKAGKGSIDAYFRMLAEILAATQDVRRAGSAALDLAFVAAGRVEGFFETGLAPWDVAAGMLLVTEAGGRVGGWPGDATGPLSTGRVLASNGRIHGWLEEMTAPYAASL; via the coding sequence ATGAGCACGCATCGCAGCCCCGCATCTCCCGCCGCCGGAAGCACGTCGCCGTCCGGCCCGTTCGGCTCGCCCGCGCCGGAAGGCCGCTCTGCATCCGCGGACGCGCCGTCGTCAACGGATGCAAGCTCTCCGGCGCTCCACGCGAAGATCGCATCTGCAGAGGCGGGCTCCGCATCTCCCGATGCCGGGCCGTTCGCGGCGGAGCTGACGACGGCGCTCGCTGCGGCGGAGATCGCGGCGGGGATGATCGCCGCGCGCGCCGGGGCGGACGAGGTGCGGGAGAAGGGCCGCGCCGACCTCGTCACCGCGGTGGACGAGGCGGTGGAGCGCGCCGTACTCGCCCGCATCCGCGCGGACTTCCCGAACGACGCGATGGTGGCGGAGGAGAGTGCGGCGGGGCGGGTCGAGAGCGGGAGGCGGTGGATCGTGGACCCCATCGACGGGACCACGAACTTCGTGCACGGGCACCCGTTCGTGGCCGTGAGCATCGCCTTCGCGGATGCGGACGGGCCCGCCGCGGGCGTGGTGCGCGCTCCGGCGCTGGGCGAAACCTTCCACGCCGTGCGCGGCGGCGGCGCCTTCGTGAACGGCCGGCCCATGCGCGTGACGGAAGTCGATCGGCCCGCTCGCTCGCTGCTAGCGACCGGCTTTCCGTTCAAGGCGGGCAAGGGCAGCATCGACGCCTACTTCCGCATGCTGGCGGAAATCCTCGCCGCCACGCAGGACGTCCGCCGGGCGGGCAGCGCGGCACTGGACCTGGCGTTCGTGGCCGCGGGGCGCGTGGAGGGCTTCTTCGAGACGGGCCTGGCGCCTTGGGACGTGGCGGCGGGGATGCTGCTCGTGACCGAGGCCGGCGGGCGCGTGGGCGGCTGGCCGGGCGACGCCACGGGCCCGTTGTCCACCGGCCGCGTGCTCGCCAGCAACGGCCGCATCCACGGCTGGCTGGAGGAGATGACGGCGCCGTACGCGGCATCGCTCTGA
- a CDS encoding peptide MFS transporter → MATITDAVGIDASQPELVGDTSFYGHPRGLRLLFGVEMWERVSYYGMRSILVLYLVNALKWSVGDAANLYGTYTALVYLTPLIGGYLADRYIGTRRSLLIGGIIIAMGHFALAFPGISMFYAGLGLIIIGTGFFKPNVSTMVGQLYKDGDKRRDAGFTIFYMGVNLGAFLAPFLCGTLAQKVGWHYGFAAAGVGMVIGLVLYMYGVDKYLPGIGLKPTNETRAAMAAISGETEGKLVHAVLGALVGVALFWLGSNLSYANGGMAWNGSVLSPLALAMGAIIGGALGYSVLGTHGEERKRVLAIFILVFFVIFFWMAFEQAGSSMTLFADKFTNNRVFGFEFPSSWYQAVNPLFIIGFAPLFAAMWVRLGTTGKEPPTALKMVFGLAMVGLGFLFLVAAGHSVDAGNKVSPFWLIMAYLFHTWGELCLSPVGLSYVSKVAPARLASLLMGVWFLANAAANKLGGTLAAMTENIHSQATFFTIPVATSLGAAVLLLLLVPLLRRLTASVHA, encoded by the coding sequence GTGGCAACCATCACCGACGCCGTCGGCATCGACGCATCGCAGCCCGAGCTGGTGGGCGACACCAGCTTCTACGGCCACCCGCGCGGCCTGCGCCTGCTGTTCGGCGTGGAGATGTGGGAGCGCGTGTCGTACTACGGCATGCGCTCCATCCTGGTGCTGTACCTGGTCAACGCGCTCAAGTGGTCGGTGGGCGACGCGGCCAACCTGTACGGCACCTACACGGCGCTGGTGTACCTCACCCCCCTCATCGGCGGCTACCTGGCGGACCGGTACATCGGCACGCGCCGGTCGCTGCTCATAGGCGGCATCATCATCGCCATGGGGCACTTCGCGCTGGCCTTCCCCGGCATCTCCATGTTCTACGCGGGCCTGGGGCTCATCATCATCGGCACGGGCTTCTTCAAGCCGAACGTGTCCACCATGGTGGGGCAGCTCTACAAGGACGGCGACAAGCGGCGCGACGCGGGGTTCACCATCTTCTACATGGGCGTGAACCTGGGCGCCTTCCTGGCGCCGTTCCTGTGCGGCACGCTGGCGCAGAAGGTGGGCTGGCACTACGGCTTCGCCGCGGCGGGCGTGGGCATGGTGATCGGCCTGGTGCTGTACATGTACGGAGTGGACAAGTACCTGCCGGGCATCGGCCTGAAGCCCACGAACGAGACGCGGGCGGCCATGGCGGCCATCAGCGGCGAGACCGAGGGCAAGCTGGTGCACGCGGTGCTGGGCGCGCTCGTGGGCGTCGCGCTCTTCTGGTTGGGCTCGAACCTCTCGTACGCGAACGGCGGGATGGCGTGGAACGGGAGCGTGCTGAGCCCGCTGGCGCTGGCGATGGGCGCCATCATCGGCGGGGCGCTGGGCTACTCGGTGCTGGGCACGCACGGCGAGGAGCGCAAGCGGGTGCTGGCGATCTTCATCCTGGTCTTCTTCGTCATCTTCTTCTGGATGGCGTTCGAGCAGGCGGGCAGCTCCATGACGCTGTTCGCGGACAAGTTCACCAACAACCGCGTGTTCGGGTTCGAGTTCCCGTCCAGCTGGTACCAGGCGGTGAACCCGCTCTTCATCATCGGCTTCGCGCCGCTCTTCGCGGCCATGTGGGTGCGGCTGGGCACGACGGGCAAGGAGCCGCCCACCGCGCTGAAGATGGTGTTCGGCCTGGCCATGGTGGGCCTGGGCTTCCTCTTCCTGGTCGCCGCTGGGCACAGCGTGGACGCGGGCAACAAGGTGAGCCCGTTCTGGCTGATCATGGCGTACCTCTTCCACACCTGGGGCGAGCTCTGCCTGAGCCCGGTGGGCTTGAGCTACGTGAGCAAGGTGGCGCCCGCCCGGCTGGCGTCGCTGCTCATGGGCGTGTGGTTCCTGGCGAACGCGGCCGCCAACAAGCTGGGCGGCACGCTGGCCGCCATGACGGAGAATATCCACTCTCAGGCGACCTTCTTCACCATCCCGGTGGCGACCTCGCTCGGCGCCGCGGTGCTGCTGCTCCTGCTCGTCCCGCTCCTGCGGCGGCTGACGGCGAGCGTGCACGCGTAG